Proteins found in one Lutimonas zeaxanthinifaciens genomic segment:
- the queA gene encoding tRNA preQ1(34) S-adenosylmethionine ribosyltransferase-isomerase QueA, translating into MKLSNFNYELPEGLLAEYPSEHRDEAKLMVLNRKEGTIEHKHFKDLVDYFDEGDILVFNNTKVFPARLYGNKEKTGARIEVFLLRELNAESRLWDVLVDPARKIRIGNKLFFGEDSGLVAEVIDNTTSRGRTLRFLYDGTYEEFRKKLNEMGQTPLPKYIKRDVEPSDEERYQTIYAKHEGAVAAPTAGLHFSKHLLKRLEIKGVDLKELTLHVGLGTFNPVEVEDLSKHRMDSEEVFIPESTADAVNNAIDNKKRICAVGTTVMRSMESSVSADSHLKPFEGWTNKFIFPPYDFSIANCMITNFHTPKSTLMMMTSAFAGHDLLKKAYQEAIDNEYKFYSYGDAMLII; encoded by the coding sequence ATGAAATTATCAAATTTCAATTATGAATTACCTGAAGGCTTATTGGCCGAATACCCCTCTGAACACAGAGATGAGGCCAAATTAATGGTGTTAAACAGAAAAGAAGGTACCATTGAGCACAAGCATTTCAAAGATTTGGTAGATTATTTTGACGAAGGAGATATCCTGGTTTTTAACAACACCAAAGTGTTTCCGGCGAGATTGTACGGGAATAAGGAAAAAACCGGAGCGCGTATCGAGGTGTTTCTGTTAAGAGAATTGAACGCCGAAAGCAGGTTATGGGATGTTCTTGTGGATCCTGCAAGGAAGATAAGAATCGGTAATAAATTATTTTTTGGAGAAGACAGCGGCCTTGTTGCTGAGGTAATTGACAACACGACGTCCAGAGGGAGAACCCTTCGTTTTCTTTATGACGGAACCTATGAGGAATTTCGTAAGAAATTGAATGAAATGGGTCAGACCCCATTGCCAAAATACATCAAGCGTGATGTGGAGCCTTCTGATGAGGAGCGTTACCAGACCATCTATGCAAAACACGAAGGTGCTGTTGCTGCTCCTACGGCAGGTTTGCACTTTTCCAAGCACTTGTTAAAAAGACTTGAGATCAAAGGTGTAGATCTAAAAGAATTGACCCTTCATGTGGGGCTCGGAACTTTTAACCCTGTTGAGGTTGAGGATTTATCGAAACACAGAATGGATTCTGAGGAGGTATTTATTCCCGAATCTACGGCTGATGCAGTTAATAATGCGATTGATAACAAAAAACGAATTTGTGCGGTGGGAACTACAGTAATGAGGTCAATGGAAAGTTCGGTATCGGCAGATTCTCATCTAAAACCATTTGAGGGATGGACCAATAAGTTTATTTTTCCTCCTTATGACTTTAGTATTGCCAATTGCATGATCACCAATTTTCATACACCAAAATCAACCCTGATGATGATGACCTCTGCTTTTGCAGGACATGATTTGTTGAAAAAGGCATATCAGGAGGCTATTGACAATGAGTACAAGTTCTATTCGTATGGTGATGCGATGCTGATCATTTAA
- the ubiE gene encoding bifunctional demethylmenaquinone methyltransferase/2-methoxy-6-polyprenyl-1,4-benzoquinol methylase UbiE: protein MSKNVTPYKGSELGKKQQVTEMFDKVSSNYDFLNRVLTFGIDISWRKKVVALVQSGNAKKVLDIATGTGDLVIMMAQKGIEEVVGLDISPGMLNIGKQKVKDEGLEGTIDMVIGDSENLPFEDGTFDAITVAFGVRNFEDLELGLKEIHRVLKPGGTFTVLETSQPTKFPVKQGFQFYSKYIIPTVGKLFSKDKNAYNYLPESAAAFPFGEKFNNILLKTGFNSSKIYPQTLGVATIYHAIK from the coding sequence ATGTCAAAAAACGTGACTCCATACAAGGGTTCTGAACTCGGAAAAAAGCAACAGGTAACAGAAATGTTCGATAAGGTTTCGTCTAATTATGACTTCCTTAACCGGGTGTTGACTTTTGGAATTGATATCAGCTGGAGAAAGAAAGTAGTGGCTCTTGTGCAGTCTGGAAACGCGAAAAAGGTCCTTGACATAGCCACCGGGACAGGGGATCTTGTCATTATGATGGCTCAAAAAGGAATCGAGGAAGTTGTAGGGCTTGATATTTCTCCTGGAATGTTAAACATCGGAAAGCAAAAAGTTAAGGACGAGGGGCTTGAAGGCACCATCGATATGGTTATTGGAGATTCAGAGAATTTACCTTTTGAGGATGGGACTTTTGATGCGATTACCGTTGCTTTTGGAGTAAGAAACTTTGAGGACCTGGAGCTGGGCCTTAAAGAAATTCATAGGGTATTAAAACCGGGAGGTACGTTTACAGTTCTTGAGACCTCACAACCCACTAAATTTCCTGTAAAACAAGGATTTCAGTTCTATTCAAAATATATTATTCCGACGGTTGGAAAATTGTTCTCTAAAGATAAAAATGCATACAACTATTTACCCGAATCAGCTGCAGCATTTCCATTTGGTGAAAAGTTCAACAATATATTATTAAAAACAGGGTTTAATAGTTCTAAGATATACCCTCAGACGTTGGGGGTGGCAACCATATATCACGCAATTAAATAA
- a CDS encoding porin family protein, producing MNRQFILVSILLFLIVPFASAQKERIEYLPNFDKRTIHFGYYLGINKNSFEVNYFDQSGQDPNSPVNPTPEQDMFVSVDASLGFNIGFVIDYRIHNNINLRFEPGLMSNAKTITFIDPNLNAAPNGVPIYANSTDDTEREVAGTYLHLPLLLKFSTNRLNNIRPYIIGGVSYDYNFSSNEKNGKDNFEREFRMTQHNFMYEIGFGVDFYMYFFKFTPSIRGVFAMSNELVNDYNPVDYPEYSSPWTGPIDFLGTRGIYLNLTFE from the coding sequence ATGAACAGGCAATTCATACTCGTAAGTATTCTTTTATTTCTGATTGTTCCATTTGCTTCTGCGCAAAAGGAAAGAATTGAATACCTGCCAAACTTTGATAAAAGAACCATTCACTTTGGTTATTATCTGGGGATCAACAAGAACAGTTTTGAAGTTAATTATTTTGACCAGAGTGGCCAGGACCCGAACTCACCGGTGAATCCAACTCCAGAACAGGATATGTTTGTTTCTGTGGATGCCTCTTTAGGGTTCAATATTGGATTTGTTATCGATTATAGAATCCACAACAATATCAACCTCAGGTTTGAACCCGGGCTCATGTCAAATGCCAAGACGATCACGTTTATCGATCCAAACCTGAATGCTGCCCCGAATGGAGTTCCTATTTATGCAAATTCTACAGACGACACTGAGCGTGAAGTTGCAGGAACCTATTTACACCTGCCCCTGTTACTAAAATTCAGTACGAACAGATTAAACAATATCCGCCCTTATATCATTGGCGGGGTATCTTATGACTACAACTTTTCAAGCAATGAAAAGAACGGTAAAGATAACTTTGAAAGGGAATTCAGAATGACCCAACATAATTTCATGTATGAAATTGGGTTCGGGGTTGACTTTTATATGTACTTCTTTAAGTTTACGCCCTCAATTCGAGGTGTATTTGCCATGAGCAATGAACTGGTCAATGATTATAACCCAGTGGATTACCCTGAATACTCAAGTCCTTGGACAGGTCCAATAGATTTTCTTGGAACAAGAGGAATCTATTTGAACCTGACTTTTGAGTAG